One genomic region from Thermoleptolyngbya sichuanensis A183 encodes:
- a CDS encoding ABC transporter ATP-binding protein — translation MAPAVLIENLQKRYGSVEAVKDVSLQIEPGEIFGLLGPNGAGKTTTIRCLCTLSTPDAGRIEVSGDSVLENPRLARQRLGYVAQEVALDKVLTGRELLELQAALYHLPKATIGDRISHVITLLGLTDYADKKTGTYSGGIRKRLDLAAGLLHQPDVLVLDEPTVGLDIESRTAVWDFLRKLREGGTTVLLTSHYLEEVDALADRVAIIDQGKVIAAGTPSALKDGLGGDRITLRLREFTPADEAQRATDLLKTLPFVQEVIVNEAQGNSLNLVVDTQSDALLTIQQVLKENGLPIFGVSQSRPSLDDVYLAATGKTILDAEIAAAAKRDPKKEKKQNMR, via the coding sequence ATGGCTCCCGCAGTTCTAATCGAAAACCTACAGAAGCGCTACGGCAGCGTAGAAGCGGTCAAAGACGTGTCGCTTCAGATCGAGCCAGGAGAAATCTTTGGGCTGCTGGGGCCCAACGGCGCAGGCAAAACGACGACGATTCGCTGCCTCTGCACGCTGTCTACGCCTGATGCGGGACGGATCGAGGTGTCGGGCGACTCGGTGCTAGAAAATCCCCGACTGGCGCGGCAGCGGCTTGGCTACGTCGCCCAGGAAGTGGCGCTGGATAAGGTGCTGACGGGGCGGGAACTGCTGGAACTGCAAGCGGCGCTGTATCATCTGCCCAAGGCAACGATTGGCGATCGCATTTCTCATGTAATCACGCTGTTGGGACTGACCGACTACGCCGACAAAAAAACAGGCACCTACTCCGGCGGCATCCGCAAGCGACTAGACCTAGCAGCGGGGCTGCTGCATCAGCCGGACGTGCTGGTGCTGGACGAGCCGACCGTGGGGCTAGACATCGAAAGCCGCACAGCGGTTTGGGACTTTTTGCGGAAGCTGCGGGAGGGCGGCACAACGGTCTTGTTGACCAGCCATTACCTGGAGGAAGTAGACGCGCTGGCAGATCGGGTCGCCATTATCGACCAGGGCAAGGTGATTGCCGCTGGCACGCCGTCGGCGCTGAAAGACGGACTGGGGGGCGATCGCATCACCCTGCGCCTGCGCGAGTTTACCCCAGCAGACGAAGCCCAGCGGGCCACGGACTTGCTGAAAACGCTGCCCTTTGTGCAAGAGGTGATTGTGAACGAAGCCCAGGGCAATTCGCTAAACCTGGTCGTAGACACTCAGAGCGATGCGCTGCTGACGATTCAGCAGGTGCTAAAGGAAAACGGGCTGCCCATCTTCGGTGTGTCGCAGTCGCGCCCCAGCCTGGATGACGTGTACCTCGCCGCGACTGGAAAGACCATCCTGGATGCCGAGATTGCCGCCGCTGCCAAGCGCGATCCCAAAAAAGAGAAAAAGCAGAATATGCGCTAG